Proteins encoded within one genomic window of Oncorhynchus masou masou isolate Uvic2021 chromosome 1, UVic_Omas_1.1, whole genome shotgun sequence:
- the LOC135549383 gene encoding cell cycle progression protein 1-like isoform X2 codes for MSESSSDTESSCGWTIISNEGSDIEALGPDSGLECGSDLPESTVLEPELLQDQPTTFSAECTEERGESSLDATLKEETLDKTLSASEAGGEVAGDEHVILCSSSDHSDIVTLGDTRETELGPWDEQTVEEEEEEEGALSEELYLGTSSSSQYTFSAAETARLMMGHWKLPQSLWDLGCHLKGQMSGRRSLSVFPAEQPVVADSSSSEDEGGEQVTPVVRRRRVRKSTISSVAVHGEEVQESGHSDREETLEEEQKEVQEEEVQQEPHVAPPPQGHVNSTLNKCILLALIIAISMGFGHFYGTVQVQERQKIVEKICGVHDLGNSRDLQPQCHKGPHVINKDVVKSLREDLKDKSEMMLSLTGIIDKLTKENQDLRSKQAQLQAQKEDLVVKLKQTGEERVKIESRQNHLMVENQLLKSSLEREEESLSTLQEELRNLRSQIRDLEETGAGANFILSENQRLKDHLEEETQRLRSFLSQREALMAEAQKLRRELDNERRVTDQLREQLSSRNTRAGGEADLETKELQSRLMELQKKLSFEQQRSDLWERLYVETKEERAKGDKKAKVKKSKDGVIGKVKDTFDAVKNSTKEFVHHHKEQITKAKEAVKENLRKFSDSVKSTFRHFKDSASRMMDKTYRPHNRRFHERKDAKTEQQEHHRDHGNKHSEEDPWQPRTHKPLHRHPRKSTDDSFQAHRNTRKSGSKVEEDPDAEQQQRGVRKGCSGVFDCAYQESMSLFNKAMDPIRADEFNQLLHSYLQQEVDHFHHWTELESFIKHFFHNGVFIHDQMLFTDFVSGVEDYLEDMDEYHGHNDDVFEDLDEYVYRHFFGDTYSKRYGSSRSFEGPDMNTKEERLAKQQHQRARPRPQRERKWSRAGRNTDRHMADVKIELGPMPFDPKY; via the exons ATGTCAGAGAGCTCAAGTGACACAGAGTCCTCCTGTGGGTGGACTATCATAAGTAATGAA GGTTCAGATATTGAGGCCCTGGGGCCAGACAGCGGCCTGGAATGTGGGTCTGATCTCCCAGAGAGCACAGTGCTGGAGCCAGAGCTGCTGCAGGACCAACCCACCACTTTCTCTG CTGAGTGcactgaggagaggggtgagtcATCTCTTGATGCCACTCTGAAAGAAGAAACCTTAGACAAGACATTGTCTGCTTCTGAG GCTGGAGGTGAGGTGGCCGGGGACGAGCATGTGATTCTGTGCTCCTCCAGCGACCACTCTGACATTGTGACTCTGGGCGACACGAGGGAGACTGAGCTCGGGCCTTGGGATGAGcagacagtggaggaggaggaggaggaggagggagcacTTAGTGAGGAGCTCTACCTGGGCACCTCCTCCAGCAGCCAGTACACCTTCAGCGCAGCAGAGACTG CCAGGCTGATGATGGGCCACTGGAAGCTTCCACAGAGTCTGTGGGACTTGGGCTGTCATCTGAAAGGGCAGATGTCTGGCAGACGTTCTCTCTCAG TTTTCCCTGCGGAGCAGCCTGTGGTTGCAGACTCCAGCAGCAgtgaggatgagggaggagagcaggTCACCCCAGTAGTGCGGAGGCGCAGGGTGAGGAAGAGCACCATTAGCTCTGTGGCTGTGCATGGAGAGGAGGTGCAGGAGTCTGGCCACAGTGACCGAGAGGAGACTCTAGAAGAGGAGCAGAAGGAggtacaggaggaggaggtgcagCAGGAACCTCACGTTGCTCCCCCACCTCAAGGCCATGTCAACAGCACCCTTAACAAATGTATCCTACTAGCCCTCATCATCGCCATCAGCATGGGCTTTGGTCACTTCTACG GCACAGTACAGGTTCAGGAGAGACAGAAGATTGTGGAGAAGATCTGTGGAGTGCACGACCTTGGTAATTCGAGAGATCTGCAGCCTCAGTGTCATAAAGGACCACATGTCATCAACAAG GACGTGGTTAAGAGTCTGAGAGAAGACCTAAAGGACAAGAGTGAAATGATGCTGTCTCTCACAGGGATTATCGACAAGCTTACTAAAGAGAACCAGGATCTCAGATCCAAACAGGCCCAGCTACAG GCCCAGAAAGAAGACTTGGTCGTGAAACTGAAGCAGACTGGTGAAGAGAGGGTTAAGATTGAGTCTCGGCAGAATCACCTGATGGTGGAGAACCAGCTGCTGAAGAGTTCCCTGGAGCGTGAGGAGGAGTCCCTGTCCACCCTTCAGGAGGAGCTGAGGAACCTGCGCTCCCAGATCCGAGACCTGGAGGAGACTGGGGCCGGGGCCAACTTCATACTGTCTGAGAACCAGAGGCTGAAGGACCACCTGGAGGAGGAGACGCAGCGCCTCCGCAGCTTCCTGAGCCAGAGGGAGGCCCTGATGGCTGAGGCCCAGAAACTGAGGAGGGAGCTGGATAATGAGCGGAGGGTGACTGACCAGCTAAGGGAGCAGCTGAGCAGCCGCAACACCAGGGCCGGAGGAGAGGCCGACCTGGAGACAAAGGAGCTGCAGTCACGGCTCATGGAGTTGCAGAAGAAGCTGAGCTTTGAGCAGCAGCGCTCCGACCTTTGGGAGAGGCTCTATGTTGAAACCAAAGAGGAGAGGGCCAAGGGAGACAAGAAGGCCAAAGTCAAGAAGTCCAAGGACGGCGTGATAGGGAAGGTGAAAGATACTTTTGATGCGGTGAAGAACTCCACCAAAGAGTTTGTGCACCATCACAAAGAGCAGATAACAAAAGCCAAAGAGGCTGTGAAGGAGAATCTGAGGAAGTTCTCAGATTCTGTGAAATCCACCTTCCGCCACTTCAAGGACTCTGCTTCGCGCATGATGGACAAGACTTACCGGCCTCACAATCGGAGGTTTCACGAGAGGAAGGATGCCAAGACTGAGCAGCAGGAGCATCATAGAGACCATGGAAACAAGCACTCCGAGGAGGATCCATGGCAGCCCAGAACCCACAAGCCCCTGCATCGTCACCCTCGTAAATCCACTGACGACTCTTTCCAGGCACACCGTAACACCCGGAAGTCAGGGAGTAAAGTTGAGGAGGACCCAGACGCTGAGCAACAGCAAAGAGGAGTGCGCAAAGGTTGCTCTGGGGTTTTCGACTGTGCTTACCAAGAATCCATGAGCCTCTTCAACAAAGCCATGGACCCCATAAGAGCAGATGAGTTCAACCAGCTGCTTCACAGCTACCTCCAGCAGGAGGTTGACCACTTCCACCACTGGACTGAGCTGGAGAGCTTTATTAAACATTTCTTTCATAACGGCGTCTTCATCCACGATCAGATGCTGTTCACAGACTTTGTTAGTGGTGTGGAAGACTACCTGGAGGACATGGATGAGTACCATGGCCACAACGATGACGTCTTTGAAGATCTTGACGAGTATGTCTACAGGCACTTCTTTGGAGATACCTACTCAAAACGTTACGGGTCAAG TAGATCCTTTGAGGGGCCAGATATGAATACTAAAGAAGAAAGGCTAGCAAAGCAGCAGCATCAGAGGGCCCGGCCCCGGCCacaaagagagaggaagtggagCAGAGCAGGacggaacacagacagacacatggctGATGTAAAAATAGAGTTGGGTCCTATGCCCTTTGATCCCAAATATTGA
- the LOC135549383 gene encoding cell cycle progression protein 1-like isoform X5 has translation MSESSSDTESSCGWTIISNEGSDIEALGPDSGLECGSDLPESTVLEPELLQDQPTTFSAECTEERGESSLDATLKEETLDKTLSASEAGGEVAGDEHVILCSSSDHSDIVTLGDTRETELGPWDEQTVEEEEEEEGALSEELYLGTSSSSQYTFSAAETVFPAEQPVVADSSSSEDEGGEQVTPVVRRRRVRKSTISSVAVHGEEVQESGHSDREETLEEEQKEVQEEEVQQEPHVAPPPQGHVNSTLNKCILLALIIAISMGFGHFYGTVQVQERQKIVEKICGVHDLGNSRDLQPQCHKGPHVINKDVVKSLREDLKDKSEMMLSLTGIIDKLTKENQDLRSKQAQLQAQKEDLVVKLKQTGEERVKIESRQNHLMVENQLLKSSLEREEESLSTLQEELRNLRSQIRDLEETGAGANFILSENQRLKDHLEEETQRLRSFLSQREALMAEAQKLRRELDNERRVTDQLREQLSSRNTRAGGEADLETKELQSRLMELQKKLSFEQQRSDLWERLYVETKEERAKGDKKAKVKKSKDGVIGKVKDTFDAVKNSTKEFVHHHKEQITKAKEAVKENLRKFSDSVKSTFRHFKDSASRMMDKTYRPHNRRFHERKDAKTEQQEHHRDHGNKHSEEDPWQPRTHKPLHRHPRKSTDDSFQAHRNTRKSGSKVEEDPDAEQQQRGVRKGCSGVFDCAYQESMSLFNKAMDPIRADEFNQLLHSYLQQEVDHFHHWTELESFIKHFFHNGVFIHDQMLFTDFVSGVEDYLEDMDEYHGHNDDVFEDLDEYVYRHFFGDTYSKRYGSSRSFEGPDMNTKEERLAKQQHQRARPRPQRERKWSRAGRNTDRHMADVKIELGPMPFDPKY, from the exons ATGTCAGAGAGCTCAAGTGACACAGAGTCCTCCTGTGGGTGGACTATCATAAGTAATGAA GGTTCAGATATTGAGGCCCTGGGGCCAGACAGCGGCCTGGAATGTGGGTCTGATCTCCCAGAGAGCACAGTGCTGGAGCCAGAGCTGCTGCAGGACCAACCCACCACTTTCTCTG CTGAGTGcactgaggagaggggtgagtcATCTCTTGATGCCACTCTGAAAGAAGAAACCTTAGACAAGACATTGTCTGCTTCTGAG GCTGGAGGTGAGGTGGCCGGGGACGAGCATGTGATTCTGTGCTCCTCCAGCGACCACTCTGACATTGTGACTCTGGGCGACACGAGGGAGACTGAGCTCGGGCCTTGGGATGAGcagacagtggaggaggaggaggaggaggagggagcacTTAGTGAGGAGCTCTACCTGGGCACCTCCTCCAGCAGCCAGTACACCTTCAGCGCAGCAGAGACTG TTTTCCCTGCGGAGCAGCCTGTGGTTGCAGACTCCAGCAGCAgtgaggatgagggaggagagcaggTCACCCCAGTAGTGCGGAGGCGCAGGGTGAGGAAGAGCACCATTAGCTCTGTGGCTGTGCATGGAGAGGAGGTGCAGGAGTCTGGCCACAGTGACCGAGAGGAGACTCTAGAAGAGGAGCAGAAGGAggtacaggaggaggaggtgcagCAGGAACCTCACGTTGCTCCCCCACCTCAAGGCCATGTCAACAGCACCCTTAACAAATGTATCCTACTAGCCCTCATCATCGCCATCAGCATGGGCTTTGGTCACTTCTACG GCACAGTACAGGTTCAGGAGAGACAGAAGATTGTGGAGAAGATCTGTGGAGTGCACGACCTTGGTAATTCGAGAGATCTGCAGCCTCAGTGTCATAAAGGACCACATGTCATCAACAAG GACGTGGTTAAGAGTCTGAGAGAAGACCTAAAGGACAAGAGTGAAATGATGCTGTCTCTCACAGGGATTATCGACAAGCTTACTAAAGAGAACCAGGATCTCAGATCCAAACAGGCCCAGCTACAG GCCCAGAAAGAAGACTTGGTCGTGAAACTGAAGCAGACTGGTGAAGAGAGGGTTAAGATTGAGTCTCGGCAGAATCACCTGATGGTGGAGAACCAGCTGCTGAAGAGTTCCCTGGAGCGTGAGGAGGAGTCCCTGTCCACCCTTCAGGAGGAGCTGAGGAACCTGCGCTCCCAGATCCGAGACCTGGAGGAGACTGGGGCCGGGGCCAACTTCATACTGTCTGAGAACCAGAGGCTGAAGGACCACCTGGAGGAGGAGACGCAGCGCCTCCGCAGCTTCCTGAGCCAGAGGGAGGCCCTGATGGCTGAGGCCCAGAAACTGAGGAGGGAGCTGGATAATGAGCGGAGGGTGACTGACCAGCTAAGGGAGCAGCTGAGCAGCCGCAACACCAGGGCCGGAGGAGAGGCCGACCTGGAGACAAAGGAGCTGCAGTCACGGCTCATGGAGTTGCAGAAGAAGCTGAGCTTTGAGCAGCAGCGCTCCGACCTTTGGGAGAGGCTCTATGTTGAAACCAAAGAGGAGAGGGCCAAGGGAGACAAGAAGGCCAAAGTCAAGAAGTCCAAGGACGGCGTGATAGGGAAGGTGAAAGATACTTTTGATGCGGTGAAGAACTCCACCAAAGAGTTTGTGCACCATCACAAAGAGCAGATAACAAAAGCCAAAGAGGCTGTGAAGGAGAATCTGAGGAAGTTCTCAGATTCTGTGAAATCCACCTTCCGCCACTTCAAGGACTCTGCTTCGCGCATGATGGACAAGACTTACCGGCCTCACAATCGGAGGTTTCACGAGAGGAAGGATGCCAAGACTGAGCAGCAGGAGCATCATAGAGACCATGGAAACAAGCACTCCGAGGAGGATCCATGGCAGCCCAGAACCCACAAGCCCCTGCATCGTCACCCTCGTAAATCCACTGACGACTCTTTCCAGGCACACCGTAACACCCGGAAGTCAGGGAGTAAAGTTGAGGAGGACCCAGACGCTGAGCAACAGCAAAGAGGAGTGCGCAAAGGTTGCTCTGGGGTTTTCGACTGTGCTTACCAAGAATCCATGAGCCTCTTCAACAAAGCCATGGACCCCATAAGAGCAGATGAGTTCAACCAGCTGCTTCACAGCTACCTCCAGCAGGAGGTTGACCACTTCCACCACTGGACTGAGCTGGAGAGCTTTATTAAACATTTCTTTCATAACGGCGTCTTCATCCACGATCAGATGCTGTTCACAGACTTTGTTAGTGGTGTGGAAGACTACCTGGAGGACATGGATGAGTACCATGGCCACAACGATGACGTCTTTGAAGATCTTGACGAGTATGTCTACAGGCACTTCTTTGGAGATACCTACTCAAAACGTTACGGGTCAAG TAGATCCTTTGAGGGGCCAGATATGAATACTAAAGAAGAAAGGCTAGCAAAGCAGCAGCATCAGAGGGCCCGGCCCCGGCCacaaagagagaggaagtggagCAGAGCAGGacggaacacagacagacacatggctGATGTAAAAATAGAGTTGGGTCCTATGCCCTTTGATCCCAAATATTGA
- the LOC135549383 gene encoding cell cycle progression protein 1-like isoform X7 → MMGHWKLPQSLWDLGCHLKGQMSGRRSLSVFPAEQPVVADSSSSEDEGGEQVTPVVRRRRVRKSTISSVAVHGEEVQESGHSDREETLEEEQKEVQEEEVQQEPHVAPPPQGHVNSTLNKCILLALIIAISMGFGHFYGKFEGTVWSGWFEGTVQVQERQKIVEKICGVHDLGNSRDLQPQCHKGPHVINKDVVKSLREDLKDKSEMMLSLTGIIDKLTKENQDLRSKQAQLQAQKEDLVVKLKQTGEERVKIESRQNHLMVENQLLKSSLEREEESLSTLQEELRNLRSQIRDLEETGAGANFILSENQRLKDHLEEETQRLRSFLSQREALMAEAQKLRRELDNERRVTDQLREQLSSRNTRAGGEADLETKELQSRLMELQKKLSFEQQRSDLWERLYVETKEERAKGDKKAKVKKSKDGVIGKVKDTFDAVKNSTKEFVHHHKEQITKAKEAVKENLRKFSDSVKSTFRHFKDSASRMMDKTYRPHNRRFHERKDAKTEQQEHHRDHGNKHSEEDPWQPRTHKPLHRHPRKSTDDSFQAHRNTRKSGSKVEEDPDAEQQQRGVRKGCSGVFDCAYQESMSLFNKAMDPIRADEFNQLLHSYLQQEVDHFHHWTELESFIKHFFHNGVFIHDQMLFTDFVSGVEDYLEDMDEYHGHNDDVFEDLDEYVYRHFFGDTYSKRYGSSRSFEGPDMNTKEERLAKQQHQRARPRPQRERKWSRAGRNTDRHMADVKIELGPMPFDPKY, encoded by the exons ATGATGGGCCACTGGAAGCTTCCACAGAGTCTGTGGGACTTGGGCTGTCATCTGAAAGGGCAGATGTCTGGCAGACGTTCTCTCTCAG TTTTCCCTGCGGAGCAGCCTGTGGTTGCAGACTCCAGCAGCAgtgaggatgagggaggagagcaggTCACCCCAGTAGTGCGGAGGCGCAGGGTGAGGAAGAGCACCATTAGCTCTGTGGCTGTGCATGGAGAGGAGGTGCAGGAGTCTGGCCACAGTGACCGAGAGGAGACTCTAGAAGAGGAGCAGAAGGAggtacaggaggaggaggtgcagCAGGAACCTCACGTTGCTCCCCCACCTCAAGGCCATGTCAACAGCACCCTTAACAAATGTATCCTACTAGCCCTCATCATCGCCATCAGCATGGGCTTTGGTCACTTCTACG GAAAATTTGAAGGTACAGTATGGAGTGGATGGTTTGAGG GCACAGTACAGGTTCAGGAGAGACAGAAGATTGTGGAGAAGATCTGTGGAGTGCACGACCTTGGTAATTCGAGAGATCTGCAGCCTCAGTGTCATAAAGGACCACATGTCATCAACAAG GACGTGGTTAAGAGTCTGAGAGAAGACCTAAAGGACAAGAGTGAAATGATGCTGTCTCTCACAGGGATTATCGACAAGCTTACTAAAGAGAACCAGGATCTCAGATCCAAACAGGCCCAGCTACAG GCCCAGAAAGAAGACTTGGTCGTGAAACTGAAGCAGACTGGTGAAGAGAGGGTTAAGATTGAGTCTCGGCAGAATCACCTGATGGTGGAGAACCAGCTGCTGAAGAGTTCCCTGGAGCGTGAGGAGGAGTCCCTGTCCACCCTTCAGGAGGAGCTGAGGAACCTGCGCTCCCAGATCCGAGACCTGGAGGAGACTGGGGCCGGGGCCAACTTCATACTGTCTGAGAACCAGAGGCTGAAGGACCACCTGGAGGAGGAGACGCAGCGCCTCCGCAGCTTCCTGAGCCAGAGGGAGGCCCTGATGGCTGAGGCCCAGAAACTGAGGAGGGAGCTGGATAATGAGCGGAGGGTGACTGACCAGCTAAGGGAGCAGCTGAGCAGCCGCAACACCAGGGCCGGAGGAGAGGCCGACCTGGAGACAAAGGAGCTGCAGTCACGGCTCATGGAGTTGCAGAAGAAGCTGAGCTTTGAGCAGCAGCGCTCCGACCTTTGGGAGAGGCTCTATGTTGAAACCAAAGAGGAGAGGGCCAAGGGAGACAAGAAGGCCAAAGTCAAGAAGTCCAAGGACGGCGTGATAGGGAAGGTGAAAGATACTTTTGATGCGGTGAAGAACTCCACCAAAGAGTTTGTGCACCATCACAAAGAGCAGATAACAAAAGCCAAAGAGGCTGTGAAGGAGAATCTGAGGAAGTTCTCAGATTCTGTGAAATCCACCTTCCGCCACTTCAAGGACTCTGCTTCGCGCATGATGGACAAGACTTACCGGCCTCACAATCGGAGGTTTCACGAGAGGAAGGATGCCAAGACTGAGCAGCAGGAGCATCATAGAGACCATGGAAACAAGCACTCCGAGGAGGATCCATGGCAGCCCAGAACCCACAAGCCCCTGCATCGTCACCCTCGTAAATCCACTGACGACTCTTTCCAGGCACACCGTAACACCCGGAAGTCAGGGAGTAAAGTTGAGGAGGACCCAGACGCTGAGCAACAGCAAAGAGGAGTGCGCAAAGGTTGCTCTGGGGTTTTCGACTGTGCTTACCAAGAATCCATGAGCCTCTTCAACAAAGCCATGGACCCCATAAGAGCAGATGAGTTCAACCAGCTGCTTCACAGCTACCTCCAGCAGGAGGTTGACCACTTCCACCACTGGACTGAGCTGGAGAGCTTTATTAAACATTTCTTTCATAACGGCGTCTTCATCCACGATCAGATGCTGTTCACAGACTTTGTTAGTGGTGTGGAAGACTACCTGGAGGACATGGATGAGTACCATGGCCACAACGATGACGTCTTTGAAGATCTTGACGAGTATGTCTACAGGCACTTCTTTGGAGATACCTACTCAAAACGTTACGGGTCAAG TAGATCCTTTGAGGGGCCAGATATGAATACTAAAGAAGAAAGGCTAGCAAAGCAGCAGCATCAGAGGGCCCGGCCCCGGCCacaaagagagaggaagtggagCAGAGCAGGacggaacacagacagacacatggctGATGTAAAAATAGAGTTGGGTCCTATGCCCTTTGATCCCAAATATTGA